Proteins encoded together in one Borreliella spielmanii window:
- a CDS encoding DUF226 domain-containing protein, with product MESAPETIKKGKCKVECQNKERFILIEKENGKAMYHTKIMMDVYKFGVYKKKHEFRVSLRALFNGERIVEETHLYPIKEGDKFIGIFYGFRKPIKKAIVKYQLNGNRKSYGFARAYYMEVRFKAGSVFFYFKGLYRLLDKQRMNNHYNKILFSMFTDLEKQIYEFYGKKYPEQGPLTKWILKNLK from the coding sequence ATGGAAAGTGCACCAGAAACTATCAAAAAAGGAAAATGTAAAGTAGAATGCCAAAATAAAGAAAGATTTATTTTGATCGAAAAAGAAAATGGCAAAGCCATGTACCACACAAAAATAATGATGGACGTTTATAAATTTGGAGTTTATAAGAAAAAACATGAATTTAGAGTGTCATTAAGGGCATTGTTTAATGGAGAAAGAATTGTTGAAGAAACACATTTATACCCTATTAAAGAAGGGGACAAATTTATAGGAATTTTTTACGGGTTTAGAAAACCTATAAAAAAGGCTATTGTAAAGTATCAATTAAATGGGAATAGAAAATCTTATGGATTTGCAAGAGCATATTATATGGAAGTTAGATTTAAAGCAGGTAGTGTTTTTTTCTACTTTAAGGGATTATACCGTTTGCTAGATAAACAGCGAATGAATAACCACTACAATAAAATATTATTTAGTATGTTTACAGATTTAGAAAAACAAATATATGAATTTTATGGGAAAAAATACCCAGAACAAGGACCGTTAACGAAATGGATACTAAAAAACCTAAAATAA
- a CDS encoding plasmid maintenance protein, with protein MEHLSNYTKSPKCHNKLQRKLIVLVSTLAYINTKYKKYTQKTILYYFNENLKRNGQAPTTLRTLQKYLYKLEREFKVTTNYYKHLGVNFGTEIYYHLNYEKNVCHFKINQYFQEKIHSRFKSRVNNYLKDKSPKKGNVELVECLCNKNNIKEERNSNKIEEYKKIKYFNKCNFSNKETLLDLLKLDVSTNLAIEIFKTVKRYENSLTKSKHISFNKSCYKDKQNKLKEILENIQKELEEKGYNSEQLKTNIQKVYEIYKNKPHFIIEHQKYNDLSAIKRKLEKLIELKKENPQKDYQNIKTYIFNILIDKLKEKTNIEFLKPILKTYLNSKKKLEYNKVFDTYYYELLELIKNENNS; from the coding sequence ATGGAGCATTTATCAAATTACACAAAAAGTCCAAAGTGCCACAACAAATTACAACGTAAATTAATAGTTCTTGTCTCAACACTAGCCTACATAAACACTAAATATAAGAAATATACACAAAAAACCATACTCTATTACTTTAATGAAAATCTAAAAAGAAATGGTCAAGCTCCTACTACATTAAGAACACTGCAAAAATATCTTTACAAATTAGAAAGAGAATTTAAAGTAACAACCAACTACTACAAACATTTGGGTGTAAATTTTGGCACGGAAATTTACTATCACCTTAATTATGAAAAAAATGTATGCCACTTTAAAATCAACCAATACTTTCAAGAAAAAATTCACTCTAGATTTAAATCTAGAGTGAATAACTACCTTAAAGACAAATCTCCAAAAAAGGGTAATGTAGAGTTGGTGGAGTGTTTATGTAATAAAAATAATATAAAAGAAGAAAGAAATTCTAATAAAATAGAAGAATACAAAAAAATAAAGTATTTCAATAAATGTAACTTTTCTAATAAAGAAACTCTTTTGGATTTATTAAAATTAGATGTTAGTACAAATTTGGCAATTGAAATATTTAAAACTGTCAAAAGATATGAAAACAGTTTAACAAAAAGTAAACATATTTCTTTTAATAAATCTTGCTATAAAGACAAGCAAAATAAATTAAAAGAAATTCTAGAAAATATTCAAAAAGAATTAGAAGAAAAAGGGTACAATTCAGAACAATTGAAAACAAATATCCAAAAAGTATATGAAATTTACAAAAATAAACCCCATTTTATTATTGAACATCAGAAATATAACGATTTAAGCGCAATAAAACGTAAATTAGAAAAATTAATTGAATTAAAAAAAGAAAACCCACAAAAAGATTATCAAAATATAAAAACATATATTTTCAATATTCTTATTGATAAACTGAAAGAAAAGACAAATATTGAATTTCTAAAGCCAATTCTAAAAACTTATTTGAATAGCAAAAAGAAATTAGAATATAATAAAGTATTCGATACGTATTACTATGAACTATTAGAGCTGATAAAAAATGAAAATAATTCTTGA